A single region of the Pseudomonas sp. VD-NE ins genome encodes:
- a CDS encoding DUF5924 family protein: MPKIQLLIQRILELMKRYPGVIALGGFISGVGSFIMVDRQQGLASWITVIMLLSWIWLMLENTLTGLFTRIFKREIPQPLLRYATQMIHQESLFFVLPFFFITTTWNSGQLFFTGLLSVAALISIVDPLYYKWLAPRRWAFLALHTLTLFAALLTALPVIMHLTTAQSFKWALGIAVLLSFPSLASIFPIRTLRNALAILCITVGIGGVGWALRSWVPPATLWMTDVAISTQMQDRTPGASLDTVSAEQIRGDGLYAYTAINAPRGLDERIYHVWQFNGKEVDRIALDIHGGRKEGYRAWTHKQNFPGNPAGKWQVRVLTEDGQVIGVLRFEVTDSTAIKEK; this comes from the coding sequence ATGCCAAAAATACAGCTCCTGATCCAGCGCATTCTCGAACTGATGAAGCGCTATCCTGGGGTCATTGCGCTTGGCGGTTTCATCTCCGGGGTCGGCAGTTTCATCATGGTCGATCGTCAGCAAGGGCTGGCGAGCTGGATCACCGTGATCATGCTGCTCAGCTGGATCTGGCTGATGCTGGAAAACACCCTGACCGGCCTATTCACCCGCATCTTCAAACGCGAGATTCCCCAGCCGCTGCTGCGTTACGCCACGCAGATGATCCATCAGGAAAGCCTGTTTTTTGTCCTGCCGTTTTTCTTCATCACCACGACCTGGAACAGTGGCCAGTTGTTTTTTACCGGCCTGCTCAGCGTGGCGGCACTGATCTCGATCGTTGATCCGCTCTATTACAAATGGCTGGCGCCACGGCGCTGGGCGTTTCTCGCGCTGCACACCCTGACCCTGTTCGCCGCCCTGCTCACCGCGTTGCCGGTGATCATGCACCTGACCACCGCGCAGAGCTTCAAGTGGGCGCTGGGCATTGCCGTGCTGTTGTCGTTCCCGAGTCTGGCGTCGATCTTCCCGATCCGTACGCTGCGCAATGCTTTGGCGATCCTGTGCATTACGGTCGGCATCGGTGGCGTTGGTTGGGCGCTGCGTTCGTGGGTGCCGCCGGCGACGCTGTGGATGACCGACGTGGCGATCAGCACGCAAATGCAGGACCGCACCCCCGGCGCCAGCCTCGACACGGTCAGTGCCGAGCAGATTCGTGGTGATGGCCTGTATGCCTACACCGCAATCAACGCGCCGCGCGGGCTCGATGAGCGGATTTATCACGTCTGGCAATTCAACGGCAAAGAAGTCGACCGCATCGCCCTCGACATCCACGGCGGGCGCAAGGAAGGCTACCGCGCGTGGACGCACAAGCAGAACTTCCCCGGCAACCCGGCGGGCAAGTGGCAAGTGCGGGTGTTGACCGAAGACGGCCAGGTGATCGGCGTGCTGCGCTTCGAAGTCACGGACAGCACAGCGATCAAAGAAAAGTAA
- a CDS encoding ABC transporter permease codes for MTSSSISGNAQLDTSITPARLRVTGDWTLAHYAELKQLSEKLHGQYDANTPIDLNSLGALDTAGASLLVELLGSERLGKSAEHPDCTLTSADRALLQTVYCSMTDFCVPIKEPEISVSVQLLTRIGRAVDTVWQDTLQLLGFVGLIMETIARSLFRPKRWRITPMIAHIEQTGLDAAPIVALLTFLVGAVVAFLGATVLASFGATIFTVDLVGFSFLREFGVLLTAILMAGRTASAFTAQIGSMKANEEIDAIRTLGLDPMELLVVPRVLAMLVALPMLTFLAMLCGIIGGGVVCAVSLDISPAMFLTLLQSDIGVQHFLVGLVKAPIFAFIIAAIGCLEGFKVSGSAESVGAHTTSAVVQSIFVVIVLDAVAALFFMEMGW; via the coding sequence ATGACCAGCAGCTCGATCAGCGGTAATGCTCAACTGGACACGTCGATAACCCCTGCCCGCCTGCGGGTCACGGGGGACTGGACGCTTGCCCATTACGCCGAGCTCAAGCAACTGAGCGAAAAGCTCCACGGCCAGTACGATGCCAACACGCCGATCGACCTCAACAGCCTCGGCGCCCTCGACACCGCTGGCGCTTCGTTGCTGGTCGAACTGCTTGGTTCCGAACGCCTCGGCAAATCCGCCGAACACCCCGATTGCACCCTGACCTCCGCCGACCGCGCGCTGCTGCAAACCGTGTACTGCTCGATGACCGATTTCTGCGTGCCGATCAAAGAGCCGGAAATCAGCGTCAGCGTGCAACTGCTGACGCGCATTGGTCGCGCCGTCGACACCGTCTGGCAAGACACCCTGCAACTGCTCGGCTTCGTCGGCCTGATTATGGAAACCATCGCTCGCAGCCTGTTCCGGCCCAAGCGTTGGCGCATCACGCCGATGATCGCGCACATCGAACAGACCGGTCTCGACGCCGCGCCGATCGTGGCATTGCTGACCTTTCTGGTCGGCGCAGTGGTGGCATTTCTCGGGGCGACGGTGCTGGCCAGTTTCGGCGCGACGATTTTTACTGTGGACCTGGTGGGCTTCTCGTTCCTGCGCGAATTTGGTGTGCTGCTCACGGCAATCCTCATGGCCGGGCGCACCGCCAGCGCGTTCACCGCGCAGATTGGCTCGATGAAGGCCAACGAAGAAATCGACGCAATCCGCACCCTCGGCCTCGATCCGATGGAGTTGCTGGTGGTGCCGCGTGTGCTGGCGATGCTGGTGGCGTTACCGATGTTGACGTTTCTGGCGATGCTCTGCGGGATCATCGGTGGCGGCGTGGTCTGCGCGGTGTCGCTGGACATCTCGCCGGCGATGTTCCTGACGCTGTTGCAATCGGACATTGGCGTGCAGCATTTCTTGGTCGGGTTGGTGAAGGCGCCAATTTTCGCCTTCATCATTGCCGCGATTGGTTGCCTGGAAGGCTTCAAGGTCAGCGGCAGTGCCGAGTCGGTCGGCGCCCACACCACGTCCGCCGTGGTGCAGTCGATTTTCGTGGTGATCGTGCTCGACGCGGTGGCCGC